In a genomic window of Helianthus annuus cultivar XRQ/B chromosome 10, HanXRQr2.0-SUNRISE, whole genome shotgun sequence:
- the LOC110882932 gene encoding uncharacterized protein LOC110882932: MKVFGKTGVEITYPKLHVDEIEVAPIDVDNEVEEQVHGGVIRFVRTAGDDYFRIPNPVSHMAKLHEGLKDLTINFCIWTRHCRLLTVPDVKEDPIVVVIVTL, encoded by the exons ATGAAAGTCTTTGGAAAAACCGGGGTTGAAATCACATATCCTAAATTACATGTTGATGAG ATTGAGGTTGCTCCAATAGATGTTGACAATGAAGTTGAAGAACAAGTACATGGTGGTGTTATTCGGTTTGTTCGTACTGCCGGTGATGAttatttt AGAATTCCTAATCCTGTTTCACATATGGCTAAGCTTCATGAAGGGTTAAAAGATTTGACCATAAATTTTTGCATCTGGACCCGCCACTGCAGATTACTAACGGTACCAGACGTGAAAGAAGACCCAATCGTCGTGGTTATCGTTACGCTTTAA
- the LOC110882889 gene encoding uncharacterized protein LOC110882889 has protein sequence MEEGAITLLNNLDLNVDNYTIRIRIVRLWTRADFNNARKVYCYDMIFMDSEGTKMQAFVLAKNASGYQHLLEEKRCLTIRNPSLGENRQKVKYANGGLKINLNNNTVVEECHEAIGSEWGFDFTPFDSVVEDPTVDNKFFKSPIGMIYNYNYLTKHSTFFTLLTLFHFYQQM, from the exons ATGGAAGAAGGTGCAATCACATTGTTGAATAATTTGGACCTCAATGTTGATAACTATACCATAAGAATACGCATTGTTCGTTTGTGGACAAGAGCTGATTTCAATAACGCTAGAAAAGTGTATTGTTATGATATGATATTCATGGACAGTGAG GGAACAAAAATGCAAGCTTTTGTTTTGGCTAAAAACGCATCTGGATATCAACATCTTTTGGAAGAAAAGCGTTGTTTGACGATTAGAAATCCTTCATTGGGTGAGAATCGTCAGAAGGTGAAGTACGCTAACGGTGGTTTGAAGATTAACCTTAATAACAACACCGTTGTTGAGGAATGCCACGAGGCTATTGGTTCTGAATGGGGTTTTGATTTTACTCCCTTTGATTCAGTTGTGGAGGATCCAACAGTTGACAACAAGTTTTTTAAAAGTCCAATTGGTATGATATACAATTATAACTATTTAACTAAACACAGCACATTTTTTACTTTGTTGACACTATTTCATTTTTATCAACAGATGTAA